From the Salmo trutta chromosome 30, fSalTru1.1, whole genome shotgun sequence genome, one window contains:
- the LOC115167864 gene encoding retinoic acid receptor gamma-A isoform X4 codes for MFDCMEALGMGPRQLYDVTSRGTCMLRKASPFFAGLDPFAWTGSASVQSVETQSTSSEEMVPSSPSPPPPPRIYKPCFVCQDKSSGYHYGVSSCEGCKGFFRRSIQKNMVYTCHRDKNCQINKVTRNRCQYCRLQKCFEVGMSKEGERLRNDRNKKKKDVKEELVPPESYELSGELEELVNKVSKAHQDTFPSLLQLGKYHTNSSAEQRVQLDLGLWDKFSELSTKCIIKIVEFAKRLPGFTTLTIADQITLLKSACLDILMLRICTRYTPEQDTMTFSDGLTLNRTQMHNAGFGPLTDLVFAFAGQLLPLEMDDTETGLLSAISLISGDRMDLEEPQKVDKLQEPLLEALKIYARRRRPNKPHMFPRMLMKITDLRGISTKGAERAITLKMEIPGPMPPLIREMLENPEAFEDQTESSGESSPPPAPPAAPPASTKPPTTMKTEAEDEEDSWGTENGSEPSPEEEDEDDYDDGEEEDRGSDSEGESWALESSSDGDRKSHAGRAQ; via the exons CGGTGGAGACCCAGAGCACCAGCTCAGAGGAGATGgttcccagctctccctctccacctcccccgcCACGCATCTACAAGCCCTGCTTCGTGTGCCAGGACAAGTCCTCCGGCTATCACTACGGGGTCAGCTCCTGTGAGGGCTGCAAG GGTTTCTTCCGGCGCAGTATCCAGAAGAACATGGTGTACACCTGTCACCGAGACAAGAACTGCCAGATCAACAAGGTCACCAGGAACCGCTGCCAGTACTGCCGACTGCAGAAGTGCTTCGAGGTCGGCATGTCCAAGGAAGGTGAGAGAC TGCGTAACGACAggaacaagaagaagaaggacGTGAAGGAGGAGTTGGTGCCGCCGGAGAGTTATGAGCTGAGTGGAGAACTGGAGGAGCTGGTTAACAAAGTCAGCAAGGCCCACCAAGACACCTTCCCCTCACTGCTGCAGCTGGGCAAATACCACACC AACTCCAGTGCAGAGCAGCGCGTGCAGCTGGACCTGGGGCTGTGGGATAAGTTCAGTGAGCTCTCCACCAAGTGCATCATCAAGATCGTGGAGTTCGCCAAGCGCCTCCCCGGCTTCACCACCCTCACCATCGCTGACCAGATCACCCTCCTCAAGTCAGCCTGCCTGGACATCCTG ATGTTGAGGATCTGCACGCGCTACACCCCAGAGCAGGACACCATGACTTTCTCAGACGGGCTGACCCTGAACCGGACCCAGATGCACAACGCAGGCTTCGGCCCGCTCACAGACCTGGTGTTTGCCTTCGCTGGCCAGCTGCTGCCTCTGGAGATGGATGACACAGAGACTGGCCTCCTCAGCGCCATCTCCCTCATCTCTGGAG ACCGTATGGACCTAGAGGAGCCCCAGAAGGTGGACAAGCTGCAGGAGCCCCTGCTGGAGGCCCTGAAGATCTACGCCCGTCGCAGACGCCCCAACAAACCCCACATGTTCCCCCGCATGCTGATGAAGATCACTGACCTCAGAGGCATCAGCACCAAGG GTGCCGAGAGGGCCATCACTCTGAAGATGGAGATCCCAGGCCCCATGCCTCCTCTGATCAGAGAGATGTTAGAGAACCCAGAGGCCTTCGAGGACCAGACAGAGAGCAGTGGAGAGAGCTCCCCACCGCCTGCCCCTCCTGCCGCTCCACCAGCCTCCACCAAGCCCCCCACCACCATGAAGACTGAGGCCGAGGACGAGGAGGACAGCTGGGGGACAGAGAACGGCAGTGAGCCCTCCccagaggaggaagatgaggatgattatgatgatggggaggaagaggacagGGGCTCGGACAGTGAGGGGGAATCCTGGGCTCTGGAGAGTAGCAGCGATGGGGATAGGAAGAGCCATGCCGGGAGGGCGCAGTGA
- the LOC115167864 gene encoding retinoic acid receptor gamma-A isoform X5 has protein sequence MFDCMEALGMGPRQLYDVTSRGTCMLRKASPFFAGLDPFAWTGSASVQSVETQSTSSEEMVPSSPSPPPPPRIYKPCFVCQDKSSGYHYGVSSCEGCKGFFRRSIQKNMVYTCHRDKNCQINKVTRNRCQYCRLQKCFEVGMSKEAVRNDRNKKKKDVKEELVPPESYELSGELEELVNKVSKAHQDTFPSLLQLGKYHTNSSAEQRVQLDLGLWDKFSELSTKCIIKIVEFAKRLPGFTTLTIADQITLLKSACLDILMLRICTRYTPEQDTMTFSDGLTLNRTQMHNAGFGPLTDLVFAFAGQLLPLEMDDTETGLLSAISLISGDRMDLEEPQKVDKLQEPLLEALKIYARRRRPNKPHMFPRMLMKITDLRGISTKGAERAITLKMEIPGPMPPLIREMLENPEAFEDQTESSGESSPPPAPPAAPPASTKPPTTMKTEAEDEEDSWGTENGSEPSPEEEDEDDYDDGEEEDRGSDSEGESWALESSSDGDRKSHAGRAQ, from the exons CGGTGGAGACCCAGAGCACCAGCTCAGAGGAGATGgttcccagctctccctctccacctcccccgcCACGCATCTACAAGCCCTGCTTCGTGTGCCAGGACAAGTCCTCCGGCTATCACTACGGGGTCAGCTCCTGTGAGGGCTGCAAG GGTTTCTTCCGGCGCAGTATCCAGAAGAACATGGTGTACACCTGTCACCGAGACAAGAACTGCCAGATCAACAAGGTCACCAGGAACCGCTGCCAGTACTGCCGACTGCAGAAGTGCTTCGAGGTCGGCATGTCCAAGGAAG CAGTGCGTAACGACAggaacaagaagaagaaggacGTGAAGGAGGAGTTGGTGCCGCCGGAGAGTTATGAGCTGAGTGGAGAACTGGAGGAGCTGGTTAACAAAGTCAGCAAGGCCCACCAAGACACCTTCCCCTCACTGCTGCAGCTGGGCAAATACCACACC AACTCCAGTGCAGAGCAGCGCGTGCAGCTGGACCTGGGGCTGTGGGATAAGTTCAGTGAGCTCTCCACCAAGTGCATCATCAAGATCGTGGAGTTCGCCAAGCGCCTCCCCGGCTTCACCACCCTCACCATCGCTGACCAGATCACCCTCCTCAAGTCAGCCTGCCTGGACATCCTG ATGTTGAGGATCTGCACGCGCTACACCCCAGAGCAGGACACCATGACTTTCTCAGACGGGCTGACCCTGAACCGGACCCAGATGCACAACGCAGGCTTCGGCCCGCTCACAGACCTGGTGTTTGCCTTCGCTGGCCAGCTGCTGCCTCTGGAGATGGATGACACAGAGACTGGCCTCCTCAGCGCCATCTCCCTCATCTCTGGAG ACCGTATGGACCTAGAGGAGCCCCAGAAGGTGGACAAGCTGCAGGAGCCCCTGCTGGAGGCCCTGAAGATCTACGCCCGTCGCAGACGCCCCAACAAACCCCACATGTTCCCCCGCATGCTGATGAAGATCACTGACCTCAGAGGCATCAGCACCAAGG GTGCCGAGAGGGCCATCACTCTGAAGATGGAGATCCCAGGCCCCATGCCTCCTCTGATCAGAGAGATGTTAGAGAACCCAGAGGCCTTCGAGGACCAGACAGAGAGCAGTGGAGAGAGCTCCCCACCGCCTGCCCCTCCTGCCGCTCCACCAGCCTCCACCAAGCCCCCCACCACCATGAAGACTGAGGCCGAGGACGAGGAGGACAGCTGGGGGACAGAGAACGGCAGTGAGCCCTCCccagaggaggaagatgaggatgattatgatgatggggaggaagaggacagGGGCTCGGACAGTGAGGGGGAATCCTGGGCTCTGGAGAGTAGCAGCGATGGGGATAGGAAGAGCCATGCCGGGAGGGCGCAGTGA